In one window of Camarhynchus parvulus chromosome 18, STF_HiC, whole genome shotgun sequence DNA:
- the EVPL gene encoding envoplakin, with protein sequence MRRRALSFHPTQESREPPEPCRARDSSWDLANMFKGVGKSSPSRSSPSRGSPVKPSKSSTNELAVLISRMQTNADQVEKDILETQSRLKQDSSNHQKNKAFEFQTENARNLKEAETLLKDLFLDVDRAKRLKHPQALEIEKDIQQLHERVTQLCAEYRALYEQLNLPELGPRLDWARILEQKMKQVDAGQYGPGMSELEKQIAEHNILQKEIEAYGLQIKNLRSGDVADLKSQYKDLLKASIWRGQSLGSLYHHLQGCTKELGYLTEQQTKILKQDWSDQMMDVQSVRREYEDFKSNELLSQEEFVNHLQDDGDRMIELKHPAIKPIQAHQEALKNEWQNFLNLCICQESQLKSVESYKKFQDDAEAVSRSLKKMSSDLDTKYSKFNKDSPGVVSDLLLQLENEEKALKQAEKSITDLKRRSKEISPLKLRRTRPPQPLTLDTLCDWDAGEVQLTRGDKYTLKDNSNPEMWVIQSSTGVIQEAPSACFSIPPPDPESIDKVNRLEGELNTVKQKRAAVQSTLRHSHKEQVQPSQQALSKSPPAAQDDPQADQLLSSLDRVGKDLVQVEKEVLNRVRSPVNYSDPTDDLGRRIKQQQETTKKLENLGAAKDALQKECETYLSKKPSSTSASQLPVTLNALRSKYSDVKMLSSLYNEKAKAALNLETQIENTDKIVSTFEAKLAQDSIIPASPNALQDRANDLQKMRRDLVAQEDCVLRLNRGLKDAEHSCSAVQNNFQEYCPDLPRQKREVQLLNDRYHAVADQLDQREKTLRNISLTYQQFQNSNENLMFWMNNLPKHQVKTTDGPSQINYKLQAQKRLVEEIQSKEPEKNALVRLSQNVQSTLNDYELEAGKYSSSLDPSLTDSAAKRLRVTPLQESIQAQENDVTKLYMELAAENKQQLSRLEFAKKIVEKKEVHEDIEAVHEKTQKAENKATTSKESEGLKSQLEEERRKVARIEEDLEEHRNKLLMLKTQKPIERVEEKEVIEYYRDPQVESNLSRMVQQIEEEGRKRQSLQEDIDGMNRKLVQMESEKKVAPAQLLTKEITKIEKDPSLDGQAASLRQEIKHLQEESLAAASELEQLKRELHMLERKQPNIREKVVVKELIKLEKNPEMLKSVRTLQLQIDEESFKRKSAEEAIVKVKNKIAEVERLIETAEPKIIVKEVKQVEQDPELLKETSKLKTLIEEERSKNLMLTGELGELQTQYSIAEKQKPRIEVKERVNEIFLVDPETERQIAHLKRELQEVTLKRTKIDSEVEEALAELKVLRSQKPEVEFKEVIEEVVKHEKSPEILREIDRLKEQLNELVNTNGRTQEQLIRLQGERDEWRRERSKVETKLVNKEVIRYENDPLLEKEADRLRQEVRNMSQKRRAAEDAIYDLQNKYMLLERRKPEEKVVVQEVILTQKDPKLRDEHSRLRRSLDEEVSNRRRLERDVQQVRVLVEEQEKLLSFQEDRSKRLALEKEMRQITLRIKELEESPTPVQEKIIMEEVVKLEKDPVLEQSASNLRVELDREKMEVLNLQRECKNLQVQVDVLQKTKSQEKTIYKEVIRVEKDRALESERARIWELLSRERAAKQKVEEEVRRLREKIERAEGMKRTWAREETELQKARNLAIQERANLESELRELERQKQQKVLFLREESKLLSQRTENDRQKKKQLEHEVSLLEADILREKDQIYNKERFIRDLQSKVNREEINHETQMRETNLSTKISILDPDTGKDMSPYEAYKRGIIDRGQYIQLQELECDWEEVTTLGPNGEISLLLDKKSGKQYSIDDALRLRRITKEEYQLYRDGKIPISEFALLVAGETKPPSSLSIGSIISKSPLTSPTTHQTQTFFPPASQKGICDDTSPIAGVYDTTTNTKYNIKTAVAKKLLDPMTAQKLLEAQAATGGIIDLISRDRFSVHKAIERGLIDRTYMQRLLNAQKAFTGIEDPVTKRRLSVGEAVQKGWMTKDSAFPYLQVQHLTGGLIDPKKTGRIPVLEAVQTGMITSNLANRLQDESNYEKDLIDPVTKEKINYKEAMALCQKDSLSQLLLLPAASEGYQRYHQASRSPRLSRFRH encoded by the exons aTGCGCCGCCGAGCGCTGTCCTTCCATCCcacacaggagagcagggagccaCCAGAGCCGTGCCGAGCCCgggacagcagctgggaccTGGCCAACATGTTCAAGGGGGTGGGCAAAAGCTCCCCGAGCAGAAGTTCCCCCAGCAGAGGTTCCCCTGTCAAACCGAGCAA GTCCTCCACAAACGAGCTGGCCGTGCTCATCTCCCGCATGCAGACAAATGCTGACCAGGTGGAGAAGGACATCCTGGAGACTCAGTCCAGACTCAAGCAG GACTCCAGCAATCACCAGAAGAACAAGGCCTTTGAGTTCCAGACGGAGAATGCCAGGAATTTGAAGGAAGCTGAGACCCTGCTGAAGGATCTCTTCCTGGATGTGGACCGTGCCAAGAGGCTGAAACACCCACAGGCTCTCGAGATAGAGAAAGA catccagcagctccacgaGCGTgtgacacagctctgtgccGAGTACCGCGCCCTCTACGAGCAGCTGAACCTCCCCGAGCTGGGGCCCAGGCTGGACTGGGCCAGGATCCTGGAGCAGAAAATG AAACAAGTCGATGCAGGGCAGTATGGCCCCGGCATGTCGGAGCTGGAGAAGCAAATCGCTGAGCACAACATCCTGCAGAAGGAGATCGAGGCCTACGGGCTCCAGATCAAGAACCTGCGCTCCGGG GATGTGGCAGATTTAAAAAGCCAGTACAAGGACTTGCTG AAAGCTTCCATCTGGCGAGGGCAGAGCCTTGGCAGCCTCTACcaccacctgcagggctgcaccaaGGAGCTGGGCTAcctgacagagcagcagacCAAGATCCTGAAGCAGGACTGGAGTGACCAAATGATGGATGTCCAGAGCGTGCGGCGCGAGTACGAG gaTTTCAAGTCCAATGAGCTGCTCAGCCAGGAGGAGTTTGTGAACCACCTCCAGGACGATGGGGACAGGATGATTGAGCTGAAGCACCCAGCCATCAAACCTATCCAG GCTCACCAGGAAGCCTTGAAGAACGAGTGGCAGAATTTCCTGAATCTCTGCATTTGCCAGGAGAGCCAACTGAAAAGTGTGGAGAGCTATAAGAAG TTCCAGGATGATGCTGAGGCCGTGAGCCGCTCCCTGAAGAAGATGAGCTCTGACCTGGACACCAAATACAGCAAATTCAACAAAGACAGCCCTGGGGTGGTGTCAGATCTGCTGCTTCAGCTGGAG AATGAGGAGAAGGCATTGAAGCAGGCAGAGAAGAGCATCACTGACCTGAAGAGAAGGAGCAAAGAGATCAGCCCCCTGAAACTGCGCAGGACACgtccccctcagcccctcaccCTGGACACCCTCTGTGACTGGGATGCTGGGGAG gtgcAGCTGACCAGAGGGGACAAGTACACTCTAAAGGACAACAGCAACCCAGAGATGTGGGTGatccagagcagcactggtgtGATCCAGGAGGCACCTTCTGCTTGtttctccatccctcctcctgaCCCTGAGTCCATAGACAAGGTCAATAG GTTGGAAGGAGAACTGAACACGGTGAAGCAGAAGCGAGCAGCGGTTCAGAGCACCCTGAGACACAGCCACAAGGAGCAggtgcagcccagccagcaaG ctctgtccaagagccctccagcagcccaggatgATCCCCAAGCTGaccagctcctcagcagcctggaTCGTGTGGGCAAGGACCTGGTCCAGGTAGAGAAGGAGGTCCTGAACCGAGTAAGGTCTCCTGTGAACTACAGTGACCCTACAGATGACCTTGGCAGGAGAatcaagcagcagcag GAAACAACAAAGAAACTTGAGAACCTGGGGGCAGCCAAGGATGCCTTGCAGAAGGAGTGTGAGACCTACCTTTCCAAGaaacccagcagcacctcagcttcccagctccctgtcacTCTGAACGCCCTCAGGAGCAAATACAGCGACGTCAAAATGCTCTCCAGCCTGTACAACGAGAA GGCTAAGGCTGCCCTGAACCTGGAGACTCAGATTGAGAACACAGACAAGATTGTCAGCACGTTTGAGGCCAAGCTGGCTCAGGACAGCATCATTCCTGCATCCCCCAATGCCCTGCAGGATCGGGCCAATGACCTGCAG AAGATGAGGCGGGACCTGGTGGCCCAGGAGGACTGTGTGCTGAGGCTGAACAGGGGGCTCAAGgatgctgagcacagctgcagtgctgtgcagaacAACTTCCAGGAGTACTGCCCCGACCTGCCCCGGCAGAAGAGGGAGGTGCAGCTCCTCAATGACCGCTACCATGCTGTGGCCGACCAGCTGGACCAGAG agagaAGACCCTCAGGAACATCAGCCTCACCTACCAGCAGTTCCAAAACTCCAATGAGAACCTGATGTTCTGGATGAACAACCTACCCAAGCACCAAGTGAAGACCACTGATGGGCCAAGCCAGATCAATTAcaagctgcaggcacagaag AGGCTGGTGGAGGAGATCCAGAGCAAGGAGCCTGAGAAGAACGCCCTGGTCAGGCTGTCCCAGAACGTGCAGTCCACACTGAAT GACTATGAGCTTGAAGCAGGCAAATACAGCTCTTCTCTGGACCCTTCCCTGACTGACTCTGCTGCAAAGAGGCTGCGTGTGACCCCCCTGCAGGAAAGCATCCAGGCCCAG GAAAATGATGTCACCAAGCTCTacatggagctggcagcagaaaataaacagcagctcAGCCGACTGGAGTTTGCCAAGAAGATCGTGGAGAAG AAGGAAGTGCATGAGGACATTGAAGCTGTTCATGAGAAAACCcagaaagctgaaaacaaagccacaacAAGCAAGGAATCTGAGGGGTTGAAATCACAgctggaggaagaaaggaggaaagtgGCCAGGATTGAAGAGGACCTGGAGGAACACAGAAACAAGCTGCTGATGTTGAAAACTCAGAAACCCATTGAAAGAGTGGAAGAAAAAGAGGTGATTGAATACTACAGAGACCCACAGGTGGAGAGCAACCTGTCTAGGATGGTGCAGCAGATTGAAGAGGAAGGCAGAAAGAGGCAGAGCCTGCAAGAAGACATTGATGGGATGAACCGTAAGCTTGTCCAAATGGAGAGTGAGAAGAAGGTTGCTCCTGCCCAACTCCTCACCAAAGAGATCACAAAAATTGAGAAGGATCCAAGCCTGGATGGCCAAGCAGCCAGTCTTCGTCAAGAGATCAAGCATCTCCAGGAGGAAAgcttggctgctgcttctgaaCTTGAGCAGCTTAAGAGAGAGCTGCACATGCTGGAGCGAAAGCAGCCCAACATCCGAGAGAAAGTGGTGGTGAAGGAGCTCATCAAACTGGAGAAAAACCCAGAAATGCTGAAGTCTGTTAGGACCCTGCAGTTACAAATCGATGAGGAATCCTTCAAAAGGAAGTCTGCAGAAGAAGCAATAGTGAAAGTGAAGAACAAGATTGCAGAGGTGGAAAGACTGATTGAAACAGCAGAACCCAAAATTATTGTTAAGGAGGTGAAACAGGTAGAGCAGGACCCAGAGTTATTGAAAGAGACTTCCAAGCTGAAAACTCTGATTGAAGAAGAGAGGAGCAAAAACTTGATGCTGACAGgtgagctgggagagctgcagacCCAGTACAGCATCGCAGAGAAGCAAAAGCCCAGGATAGAGGTAAAAGAGAGGGTCAATGAGATCTTCCTGGTGGACCCTGAAACAGAGAGGCAGATTGCACACCTGaaaagggagctgcaggaagtcACTCTGAAAAGGACAAAGATTGACAGTGAAGTGGAAGAGGCCTTAGCAGAGCTCAAAGTCCTCAGGTCACAAAAACCAGAGGTGGAGTTTAAGGAGGTCATAGAAGAGGTGGTGAAACATGAAAAGAGTCCAGAGATTCTCAGAGAAATTGACAGGCTGAAAGAGCAGCTCAATGAACTTGTGAACACCAATGGCAGgacccaggagcagctcattAGGCTGCAGGGGGAAAGGGATGAATGGAGGAGGGAGAGATCCAAGGTGGAAACCAAGCTGGTCAACAAGGAAGTCATCCGCTATGAGAATGATCCACTCTTGGAAAAAGAAGCCGATCGCCTGCGTCAGGAGGTGCGTAACATGTCCCAGaagaggagagctgcagaggatgCCATCTATGACCTCCAGAACAAATACATGCTGCTGGAGAGGCGGAAGCCAGAGGAGAAGGTGGTTGTTCAAGAGGTGATACTGACCCAAAAGGATCCAAAGCTCCGAGATGAACACAGCAGGCTGAGACGCAGTCTGGATGAGGAGGTGAGCAACAGGCGTCGCCTGGAACGCGACGTGCAGCAGGTTCGTGTGCTGGTGGAAGAGCAAGAGAAGTTGCTCAGCTTTCAGGAGGATCGAAGTAAGAGGCTTGCACTGGAGAAGGAGATGAGACAAATTACACTGAGAAtaaaggagctggaggagagccCAACCCCAGTGCAAGAAAAGATCATTATGGAAGAAGTGGTCAAGCTGGAGAAGGACCCAGTCCTGGAACAGTCTGCCAGCAACCTGCGCGTGGAGCTGGACCGGGAGAAGATGGAGGTGCTGAACTTGCAGAGAGAATGCAAGAACCTGCAGGTGCAAGTTGATGTCCTGCAGAAAACGAAATCCCAGGAGAAGACCATCTACAAGGAGGTGATTCGAGTGGAAAAGGACAGAGCTCTGGAGAGTGAACGTGCACGcatctgggagctgctgagcagggagagggcagcCAAGCAAAAGGTAGAAGAGGAGGTACGGCGGCTCCGGGAGAAGATTGAGAGAGCTGAAGGCATGAAGAGGACATGGGCTCGTGAAGAGACGGAGCTGCAGAAAGCCAGGAACCTGGCCATCCAGGAGAGAGCCAACTTGGAGAGTGAACTGcgggagctggagaggcagaagcagcagaaagttCTCTTCCTTCGGGAGGAATCCAAACTGCTCAGCCAGCGGACTGAGAATGACAGGcagaagaagaagcagctggaacacgaggtttccctgctggaagcagaCATCCTTAGGGAGAAGGACCAGATCTACAACAAGGAGAGGTTCATTCGGGATCTCCAGTCAAAGGTCAACCGTGAAGAAATCAATCATGAGACTCAGATGAGAGAGACGAACCTCTCCACCAAAATCTCTATCTTGGACCCTGACACGGGGAAGGACATGTCCCCGTACGAAGCCTATAAGCGAGGTATCATAGACAGAGGCCAGTACATCCAGCTGCAAGAGCTGGAGTGTGACTGGGAAGAAGTCACCACCTTGGGCCCAAATGGGGAGATCTCACTTCTCCTTGACAAGAAAAGTGGGAAGCAGTATTCCATCGATGATGCTCTAAGGCTGAGGAGGATCACAAAGGAGGAGTACCAGCTGTACCGAGATGGCAAGATTCCCATCTCTGAATTTGCCTTGCTGGTGGCTGGGGAAACCAAGCCTCCCTCATCCCTCTCAATTGGCTCCATCATCTCCAAATCCCCACTCACATCACCCACCacccaccaaacccaaaccttCTTCCCCCCAGCCTCACAGAAGGGCATATGTGATGACACATCCCCCATTGCTGGGGTGTACGACACCACCACCAACACCAAGTACAACATCAAGACTGCTGTTGCGAAGAAGCTGCTCGATCCCATGACAGCTCAGAAGCTCCTGGAAGCCCAGGCTGCCACGGGGGGAATCATAGATCTCATTTCCAGGGACCGGTTCTCGGTCCATAAGGCGATCGAGAGGGGGCTGATTGACAGGACCTACATGCAGAGACTCCTCAATGCCCAGAAAGCTTTCACAGGCATTGAGGATCCAGTGACCAAGCGAAGGCTGTCTGTGGGGGAAGCAGTTCAGAAGGGTTGGATGACCAAGGACAGTGCTTTCCCCTACCTGCAAGTGCAGCATCTAACTGGAGGGCTGATTGATCCCAAGAAAACTGGTCGCATCCCTGTGCTGGAAGCTGTCCAGACGGGGATGATAACGAGCAACCTCGCCAACAGGCTCCAGGATGAGTCCAACTATGAAAAAGATCTCATTGACCCTGTCACTAAAGAGAAGATAAATTACAAGGAGGCCATGGCCCTCTGCCAGAAGGATTctctgagccagctgctgctgctcccggcCGCGTCGGAGGGGTATCAGCGGTACCACCAGGCGAGCCGCTCCCCCAGGCTCTCGCGGTTCAGGCATTGA